One Lachancea thermotolerans CBS 6340 chromosome F complete sequence DNA window includes the following coding sequences:
- the MRPL38 gene encoding mitochondrial 54S ribosomal protein uL14m (highly similar to uniprot|P35996 Saccharomyces cerevisiae YKL170W MRPL38 Mitochondrial ribosomal protein of the large subunit appears as two protein spots (YmL34 and YmL38) on two-dimensional SDS gels), whose product MIYLKSMLKVIDNSGAQLAECIKVLRKGSPKSPGKVGDKIVCVVQKARPLTQNITGTSNNNRVKKGDIVHAVVVRTKQKNTVRADGSAVSFGDNACVLINKNSGEPLGTRIMANDGCVSRELRDKGYNKICSLASRVM is encoded by the coding sequence ATGATATATCTTAAGTCTATGCTGAAGGTCATCGACAACTCCGGCGCTCAACTGGCTGAGTGCATCAAAGTGCTAAGAAAAGGTTCACCCAAATCACCAGGCAAAGTTGGCGACAAGATCGTATGTGTGGTTCAAAAAGCCAGGCCTTTGACACAAAACATTACAGGAACATCCAACAATAACCGTGTGAAGAAGGGTGATATAGTGCATGCTGTGGTGGTGCGGacaaagcaaaagaacACAGTGCGTGCGGATGGGTCTGCCGTAAGCTTTGGCGACAACGCTTGCGTGCTAATTAACAAGAATAGCGGGGAACCCTTGGGCACGAGAATAATGGCAAACGATGGCTGTGTAAGCAGGGAGCTTAGAGACAAGGGATACAACAAGATTTGCTCCTTGGCCAGTCGAGTGATGTGA
- the KKQ8 gene encoding putative serine/threonine protein kinase KKQ8 (some similarities with uniprot|P38970 Saccharomyces cerevisiae YJL165C HAL5 Putative protein kinase overexpression increases sodium and lithium tolerance whereas gene disruption increases cation and low pH sensitivity and impairs potassium uptake suggesting a role in regulation of Trk1p and/or Trk2p transporters), with product MAMPKTSHGENSAGESELKRSRSLSNSIKTLFKSTSPSRKTTGPAEAHGGPKSGDKLMKLAKGKELELGEKRREAALPARGADTPPLASPAPAYRPHNAPGPKGVKGHILSHDFGKLSLSRHNNAANGGENSNGSQESIISEEGSVPKPDHQRKSSGKRSPNAESGTEGSDRELYDPERLEEESSIDNELSRDPNHVRRVKSLQRQKSGTSAASRSRSMSLSSRYRARSPTHTASPLDEHFESECKCVLSTEKFKLYEDGHHEHTLKVTPIVLETHDDDGKGKSMFSLSGFFKGHKEDEKLESALSLLPRANFDFRKRLSRILDEELNDSSSEPEDEQQKKVPKPVNPNAAIGTEELRLINKISRKIHDGGGKETSVEGAMAKKNYTLFQKYGKPVDIIGQGAYGVVKVCCIDISSLEDERSLDETYSNGQKLFYAVKELKPKNDEAREKFGTRLTSEFIIGHSLSQRGNSTQKAHPNILKMLDLMQTNDGFVEVLEFCPSGDLYSLLSSTSKKGLHPLEADCFMKQLLHGVQYMHDHGIAHCDLKPENILFGPNGTLKICDFGTSCVFQTAWEKQVHFQTGAVGSEPYVAPEEFIAEREYDPRLVDCWSCGVIYCTMVLGHYLWKIPLVDKDSVYRSFVEEVRANREFVAFEELKHVNAEVNRCRKLCLYAVFQWNPDKRTSIEKLLHSNWMKRTRCCVNYKTMK from the coding sequence ATGGCTATGCCCAAAACATCCCATGGTGAAAATTCTGCAGGAGAGAGCGAATTAAAGAGGTCCAGGTCACTTTCGAACTCCATAAagacgcttttcaagtcgACCTCTCCCTCCAGGAAAACCACTGGTCCCGCTGAAGCCCATGGTGGTCCAAAATCTGGCGACAAACTCATGAAACTTGCTAAGGgtaaagagcttgagcttggagaaaaaagaagggaaGCAGCGTTGCCTGCGAGGGGCGCGGATACACCTCCATTAGCGTCTCCTGCACCTGCTTATAGGCCCCACAATGCGCCAGGCCCAAAGGGAGTGAAGGGCCATATTTTATCACACGACTTTGGCAAGctctctctttcaaggCATAACAATGCCGCCAACGGTGGTGAGAACTCGAATGGCTCTCAAGAGTCCATCATAAGCGAGGAGGGATCCGTCCCTAAGCCTGatcatcaaagaaagtCATCTGGCAAAAGATCCCCAAACGCGGAATCTGGGACCGAAGGGAGCGACAGGGAATTATATGACCCCGAAAGGTTAGAAGAGGAAAGCTCTATTGATAATGAGCTCTCGAGGGATCCAAACCATGTTAGACGCGTTAAGAGTCTACAGCGTCAGAAATCCGGAACATCAGCAGCATCCCGCTCGAGGTCAATGTCACTCAGCTCTCGATACAGAGCCCGGTCCCCTACCCATACGGCGAGCCCCCTTGATGAGCACTTTGAATCCGAATGCAAATGCGTTCTTTCTACAGAGAAGTTTAAGTTATATGAGGACGGTCATCACGAGCATACTTTGAAAGTAACACCAATTGTTTTGGAAACTCATGACGATGACGGGAAGGGAAAATCCATGTTCTCGCTATCAGGGTTTTTCAAGGGCCAtaaagaagatgaaaagcttgagagtGCTCTCTCGCTCCTGCCGAGggcaaattttgatttccGCAAGCGGCTCAGTAGAatccttgatgaagagTTAAATGACTCCAGTAGTGAGCCTGAAGATGAGCAACAGAAAAAGGTCCCCAAGCCTGTCAACCCAAACGCAGCTATTGGAACCGAAGAACTGCGCCTGATAAACAAAATATCCAGAAAAATTCACGATGGCGGTGGCAAAGAGACCAGTGTAGAAGGTGCAATGGCTAAGAAAAATTATAcgctctttcaaaaatatggTAAACCAGTGGACATAATAGGACAGGGTGCGTACGGAGTAGTAAAGGTTTGCTGCATCGATATATCAAGTCTCGAAGACGAGAGATCTTTGGATGAAACCTATTCTAATGGCCAAAAGTTGTTTTATGCTGTTAAAGAATTGAAGCCTAAGAACGATGAAGCCAGAGAAAAGTTTGGTACAAGGCTGACATCCGAGTTCATTATTGGTCACTCCCTGAGTCAAAGAGGTAATTCAACCCAGAAGGCACACCCCAATATCCTTAAAATGCTAGACCTTATGCAAACCAACGACGGATTTGTGGAGGTTTTAGAGTTTTGCCCTTCAGGCGATCTCTACAGTCTTTTgtcttcaacctcaaagaAGGGACTGCATCCACTGGAAGCCGACTGCTTTATGAAACAACTTCTGCATGGTGTACAGTACATGCATGATCACGGTATCGCGCATTGTGACTTGAAGCCTGAAAACATACTGTTTGGCCCTAATGGCACGTTGAAGATCTGCGATTTTGGTACAAGCTGTGTATTCCAGACAGCATGGGAAAAGCAGGTCCACTTCCAGACAGGCGCTGTTGGCTCAGAGCCATACGTAGCACCTGAAGAATTTATCGCCGAGAGAGAATATGATCCCAGATTGGTAGACTGCTGGAGTTGTGGTGTTATTTACTGTACAATGGTGCTAGGCCATTACTTATGGAAAATCCCGTTGGTCGACAAAGACTCCGTTTATAGGTCTTTTGTCGAGGAAGTCCGTGCTAACAGAGAATTTGTTGCTTTCGAGGAGCTCAAGCATGTTAATGCAGAGGTAAACCGCTGCAGAAAGCTATGTTTGTATGCTGTGTTCCAATGGAACCCAGATAAAAGGACCAGCATAGAAAAGCTACTGCATAGCAACTGGATGAAAAGAACGCGCTGTTGCGTAAATTACAAGACAATGAAATAA
- a CDS encoding KLTH0F04752p (conserved hypothetical protein), whose translation MMSGWTKHWSVFAQFARANRAQLFKTYCLVPIGIILTLCILYGVDRLIKNVIKVTFPSSVAVMLINFAFMCILSSWRRPYAEYYVRVIDVPLSWSLRWMNLFFTPAFVTLPLSEWISFKEAMLIVAVFVIGYLSTFVFLAYITILGQKLFGSRRFISLFVRQEELENGMEVGSRFTKISRSRASSGSEGQPSADSDVRSFRAVNSDTASDLNVLSDIASNSGLSPPRSRATSTAPSAVNESIPLQSPVGASQSSAEYQTHARDRRGNRGFLRSPERINVRTPEPTYSARRMSEVAVDDKGTSPLICQRAITRQFSQHIDYMFSINMWDNHLHHILYGLGFLATIFAYYFSWYVMPFQFFTAVCAFMIIVDFPFNINPGIKKFLHPVICSVALTWIVMLVSVMIKHHKVSYFLRELKDYKTGRTYLHLFDNDQFAYHVWPGAGDIFSTCMDVSIVGLSMPMYTHRLDLKRHFLSLIPPILLLCAASLTLYPLICSRIGISSDRSIGFVGRSITLALGTPTIQNLDGSVTIMAVTTVISGIIGVLSGGPMLDLLRVPEDDYVTRGVTLGCDCGAIATAYLLGVDRRAAAISTLSFVLFGAFMVILSAVGVIKVFVQNLAQV comes from the coding sequence ATGATGTCTGGCTGGACTAAACACTGGTCTGTTTTTGCTCAGTTTGCCAGGGCTAATAGAGctcaacttttcaagacctATTGTCTCGTTCCAATCGGGATCATTTTAACGCTGTGCATACTTTATGGGGTGGATCGTCTGATCAAGAATGTGATCAAAGTGACATTTCCCTCGAGTGTGGCTGTGATGCTCATTAATTTCGCTTTCATGTGCATCCTCAGCTCCTGGAGGAGGCCCTACGCTGAATATTACGTTAGAGTCATCGATGTCCCGCTCAGCTGGAGCCTTCGCTGGATGAACCTGTTTTTCACACCTGCATTCGTCACACTTCCTCTAAGTGAGTGGatctctttcaaggagGCGATGCTCATTGTGGCTGTCTTTGTCATTGGCTATCTGTCAACCTTCGTGTTTCTTGCGTACATCACAATCCTGGGACAGAAGCTCTTTGGGAGTAGGAGGTTTATCAGCCTGTTTGTGAGGCAGGAGGAACTAGAGAATGGCATGGAAGTCGGCTCAAGGTTCACCAAGATATCGCGATCGCGAGCATCTAGTGGTTCTGAGGGTCAGCCCTCAGCGGACTCAGATGTCCGCAGTTTTCGGGCGGTCAACAGCGACACCGCGTCGGATCTAAACGTTCTATCCGATATCGCTAGTAATTCTGGCTTGTCTCCACCCAGGTCGAGGGCGACATCCACTGCACCCTCTGCAGTAAATGAAAGCATACCGCTGCAAAGCCCTGTTGGCGCATCTCAATCTTCTGCAGAGTATCAGACGCACGCTAGGGATAGAAGAGGAAACAGAGGATTTTTGAGATCTCCAGAGAGGATTAATGTGCGGACCCCGGAACCAACTTACTCTGCAAGGAGGATGAGCGAAGTTGCGGTCGACGACAAGGGCACTAGTCCATTGATATGTCAGCGCGCAATTACTAGGCAATTTTCCCAGCATATTGATTACATGTTTTCTATTAACATGTGGGACAATCACTTGCATCACATACTCTACGGATTGGGGTTTCTTGCCACCATATTTGCTTACTACTTTTCTTGGTATGTTATGCCATTCCAATTCTTTACAGCCGTGTGTGCCTTTATGATCATTGTGGATTTTCCGTTCAACATAAATCCAGgcatcaaaaagttcttaCATCCGGTCATTTGCTCTGTGGCCCTTACCTGGATAGTGATGCTAGTGTCTGTGATGATTAAGCATCATAAAGTCTCCTACTTCTTGCGAGAGCTTAAGGACTACAAAACCGGCAGAACATATCTGCACCTCTTTGACAACGACCAGTTTGCTTACCACGTGTGGCCAGGTGCTGGCGACATTTTCAGTACTTGTATGGATGTGTCCATTGTAGGGCTGTCAATGCCCATGTATACACACAGGCTTGATCTCAAGAGGCACTTTTTGAGCCTGATACCTCCCATTCTGCTGCTTTGTGCCGCCTCTCTGACACTCTATCCCCTGATATGCTCGCGTATCGGCATATCTAGCGACCGTTCTATAGGCTTCGTTGGACGAAGCATTACGCTGGCATTAGGAACTCCCACTATCCAGAATCTCGACGGCTCGGTCACGATAATGGCCGTCACAACCGTGATAAGTGGTATCATTGGTGTTTTATCAGGAGGTCCGATGTTGGACCTTTTACGTGTCCCAGAAGACGATTATGTGACGCGAGGGGTGACGTTAGGCTGCGATTGCGGTGCCATTGCCACGGCATATCTTTTGGGAGTAGATAGAAGGGCCGCCGCGATCAGTACCTTGTCTTTTGTCTTGTTCGGAGCCTTTATGGTCATTTTGAGCGCCGTCGGGGTaatcaaagtttttgtacAGAATCTTGCACAGGTATAA